One window of the Thermasporomyces composti genome contains the following:
- a CDS encoding DivIVA domain-containing protein: protein MTELSPRTTRHMSPRAIRNATFSHRMRGLDEQEVRAFLETLATQIEEADAERAKLRAEVERLRAERDARTESTGEINAHAVALFSQAQQVADRLVAEAVQHARDLMANARRQQREILQRAHEAAQKAAQRSDAAAEKVEAGGYQRPIPEIEYVRTFARVAQVQLKSVLDALAEEVEKLGDLPRMPAPQQQQPSPPPQQQLAQISDVSWSVSVGASATTATTTSPFDPR, encoded by the coding sequence ATGACAGAGCTCTCCCCGCGGACCACACGCCACATGTCCCCTCGGGCCATCCGCAACGCCACCTTCAGCCACCGGATGCGAGGCCTGGACGAACAGGAGGTTCGCGCCTTCCTCGAGACGCTCGCGACCCAGATCGAGGAAGCCGACGCCGAGCGCGCCAAGCTGCGCGCCGAGGTCGAACGCCTGCGCGCCGAACGCGACGCGAGAACCGAGAGCACGGGCGAGATCAACGCGCACGCGGTCGCGCTGTTCAGCCAAGCTCAGCAGGTCGCCGATCGGCTCGTCGCGGAAGCCGTCCAGCACGCGCGTGACCTCATGGCGAACGCCCGCCGGCAGCAGCGAGAAATCCTGCAACGCGCACACGAGGCGGCGCAGAAGGCCGCACAGCGCAGCGATGCGGCAGCGGAGAAGGTCGAGGCCGGTGGCTACCAGCGCCCGATCCCGGAGATCGAGTACGTCCGCACGTTCGCCCGCGTGGCGCAGGTCCAGCTCAAGTCCGTCCTGGACGCCCTGGCCGAGGAAGTCGAGAAGCTCGGCGACCTGCCCCGAATGCCCGCCCCGCAACAGCAGCAGCCCTCGCCACCGCCACAGCAGCAGCTCGCCCAGATCTCAGACGTCTCCTGGTCGGTCTCCGTTGGCGCGTCCGCGACCACGGCGACGACGACGTCGCCGTTCGACCCGCGCTAG
- a CDS encoding globin domain-containing protein, whose product MDTEALKNSWELVIKNGDEVPLFFYSHLFLSNPELREMFPVSMAAQRDKLVSALGHIVSYVDHLDEVTAFVEQLGRDHRRFGVIAEHYHSVGASLLATLRHFLGPAWTDELAADWASAYGIIARIMVQAAEAAAASEPAWWEADIVAVERRTLDIAILQVKPREPYTFRPGQSLAVEVPQRPRRWRYYSPANAPREDGTLEFHVQLVDGGQVSTAIVQSSRVGDTVRIAAPIGEQLTREPGDTRDLFLVAGGTGLAPLRAVLEQIDREWLAQGSAPNVHLFHGARVPWNLYERERLTQLASRPWFTYTEVVSDDPTFPGPRGLVGTVAAQSGQWRGRVAMVCGSPQMVAHTVSELTKAGMPRQDIRAEDFAFEQRPTASGSRSGDDR is encoded by the coding sequence ATGGACACCGAAGCTCTCAAGAATAGCTGGGAGCTCGTGATAAAGAACGGCGACGAGGTGCCGCTGTTCTTCTACTCCCACCTGTTCCTGAGCAATCCCGAGCTGCGCGAGATGTTCCCGGTCTCGATGGCCGCGCAGCGGGACAAGCTCGTGAGCGCGCTTGGCCACATTGTCAGCTACGTCGACCACCTCGACGAGGTCACCGCCTTCGTCGAGCAGCTCGGCCGTGACCATCGACGATTCGGCGTCATCGCCGAGCACTACCACAGCGTGGGCGCGTCATTGCTCGCCACCCTACGGCACTTCCTCGGGCCCGCCTGGACCGACGAGCTCGCCGCCGACTGGGCCTCCGCCTACGGCATCATCGCGAGGATCATGGTGCAGGCCGCGGAAGCCGCCGCCGCGTCGGAGCCCGCCTGGTGGGAAGCCGACATCGTCGCGGTCGAGCGGCGCACTCTCGACATCGCCATCCTGCAGGTCAAGCCACGTGAGCCGTACACCTTCCGGCCAGGCCAGTCCTTGGCGGTGGAGGTACCCCAGCGGCCACGGCGTTGGCGCTACTACAGTCCCGCCAACGCTCCCCGAGAGGACGGCACGCTCGAGTTCCACGTCCAGCTCGTCGACGGTGGACAGGTGAGCACCGCGATCGTCCAGTCCAGCCGGGTCGGTGACACGGTACGCATCGCGGCCCCGATCGGCGAGCAGCTGACCCGCGAGCCCGGCGACACCCGTGACCTCTTCCTCGTCGCGGGTGGCACCGGCCTGGCACCCCTGCGCGCGGTCCTCGAACAGATCGACCGAGAGTGGCTCGCCCAAGGCAGCGCACCCAACGTCCACCTCTTCCACGGAGCGCGCGTGCCGTGGAACCTCTACGAACGCGAACGACTCACGCAGTTGGCCAGCCGTCCCTGGTTCACCTACACCGAGGTGGTCTCCGACGACCCGACGTTCCCCGGGCCGCGGGGCCTGGTCGGGACCGTCGCCGCGCAGAGCGGGCAGTGGCGGGGCAGGGTCGCGATGGTCTGCGGGTCCCCGCAGATGGTCGCTCACACCGTGTCGGAGCTGACCAAGGCGGGCATGCCCCGTCAGGACATCCGAGCCGAGGACTTCGCCTTCGAGCAACGACCCACAGCGTCAGGCAGCAGGTCAGGTGACGACCGATGA
- a CDS encoding cytochrome P450, with amino-acid sequence MAAHTSSSKAPELPTARTNPFDPPEELARLREQEPISPLAYPEGHQGWLVTSYDLARRILADRRFSRRRELQRVPLPFTVSMRPEPAEPGMFLGMDPPEHTRYRRLLTRHFSQRRVSELAPRVAQITTQVVDDVERHGPPVDLVPTFAFPIPSLVICELLGVPYADRAEFQGHTKVLMSLRSNTEQVMSAFVAVRRYLGDLVAAKRAHPADDLLSALARDGSLTDEELTGIAQLLLVAGHETTANMLGIGVYALLRHPDQLAALRAAPELIDDAVEELLRYLTIIHVGPTRAALEDVELDGTLVRAGDVVTLSLPVANRDPALLDDGDRLDVTRPSTSHLTFGHGIHQCLGQQLARLELRTGYAALLDRFPRLRLAVPPEQIRMRTDMVIYGVHNLPVTW; translated from the coding sequence ATGGCCGCTCACACGTCATCCTCGAAGGCCCCAGAGCTGCCGACCGCACGTACGAACCCGTTCGACCCGCCAGAGGAGCTCGCTCGGCTCCGGGAGCAGGAGCCGATCAGTCCGCTTGCGTACCCGGAGGGACACCAGGGCTGGCTCGTGACGAGTTACGACCTGGCCCGACGGATCCTGGCCGATCGACGCTTCAGCCGGCGCCGGGAGCTCCAGCGGGTTCCGCTGCCGTTCACCGTGAGCATGCGTCCGGAGCCCGCCGAGCCGGGCATGTTCCTCGGCATGGACCCGCCCGAGCACACCCGGTACCGTCGGCTGCTCACGCGGCACTTCAGCCAGCGGCGGGTGAGCGAGCTCGCGCCTCGGGTCGCGCAGATCACGACCCAGGTCGTGGACGACGTCGAGCGGCACGGCCCGCCGGTGGACCTCGTTCCGACGTTCGCGTTTCCTATTCCCTCCCTCGTCATCTGCGAGCTGTTGGGTGTCCCGTATGCCGACCGGGCGGAGTTCCAGGGACACACCAAGGTCTTGATGAGCCTCCGCTCGAACACCGAGCAGGTCATGTCCGCGTTCGTCGCCGTGCGCCGCTACCTCGGCGACCTCGTCGCGGCGAAGCGGGCTCACCCGGCCGATGACCTGCTGAGCGCCCTGGCCAGGGACGGCTCCCTCACCGACGAGGAGCTGACCGGCATCGCCCAGCTGCTCCTCGTCGCCGGCCACGAGACCACCGCCAACATGCTGGGGATCGGGGTCTACGCGTTGCTTCGCCACCCCGACCAGCTCGCCGCGCTCCGCGCCGCCCCTGAGCTGATCGACGACGCGGTCGAGGAACTGCTCCGCTACCTCACGATCATCCACGTGGGGCCGACCCGCGCCGCGCTGGAGGACGTGGAGCTCGACGGCACGCTGGTCCGCGCCGGTGACGTGGTGACGCTCTCGCTCCCCGTCGCCAACCGGGACCCGGCGTTGCTCGACGACGGCGACCGCCTCGACGTCACCCGACCGTCGACGTCCCACCTCACCTTCGGCCACGGCATCCACCAGTGCCTGGGCCAGCAGCTGGCGCGGCTGGAGCTGCGGACCGGGTACGCGGCGCTGCTGGACAGGTTCCCCCGCCTGCGCCTGGCCGTCCCGCCGGAGCAGATCCGGATGCGCACCGACATGGTGATCTACGGGGTCCACAACCTCCCGGTCACCTGGTAG
- a CDS encoding group I truncated hemoglobin: MRDSASSGTDAPITNTPSDYERIGGAPAVRHVVQRFYELILADPQLAPFFDGVDMPRLKRHQVLLISQVLGGPAEYDGRDLHDAHAHLRIGSDDFARVVMHLVTALREADVAPDIIDRVGSTLVAHEKDIVTAGTL, translated from the coding sequence ATGCGGGATAGCGCCAGCAGCGGGACTGACGCCCCCATCACCAACACTCCAAGTGATTACGAGCGCATCGGCGGCGCTCCAGCTGTCCGTCACGTCGTCCAACGCTTCTACGAACTCATCCTCGCTGACCCCCAGCTCGCACCCTTCTTCGACGGCGTCGACATGCCGCGTCTCAAGCGACACCAAGTCCTGCTCATTTCCCAGGTCCTCGGCGGACCCGCCGAATACGACGGCCGAGACCTGCACGACGCTCACGCGCATTTGCGCATCGGCAGCGACGACTTCGCTCGCGTCGTGATGCATCTCGTCACCGCGTTGCGCGAGGCCGACGTCGCCCCCGACATCATCGACCGGGTCGGAAGCACGCTGGTCGCCCACGAAAAAGACATCGTCACCGCTGGGACGCTCTGA
- a CDS encoding Gfo/Idh/MocA family protein, whose product MSPLRTGVIGLGEVAQIIHLPILRSLPELYDLRAVCDISPTLLKTVGDRYGVHARYTDATTMLREQELDCVLVLTSDEYHTQYVVEALRQGAHVLVEKPMCLSRREADEVIDTRDRTGLTVMVGYMRRFAPAFEEAKAKVASLGRVNYARVRDIIGRNRLIIEQTTPVVRPPDVPSDAIAERRARGRRLVRDAIGDVPDDLVAAYRLLCGLGCHDLSALRELLGRPRGVAAARHWQGGGFLAALLDYDDFVVTYETGVDEQRRFDAHIEVYGETSSVRVQYDTPYVRHFPTLLVIEETSGDAFTRTVTRPHLKDPYTHELEYFHRAVTEGFPPKTSPEDFVADLDLFAEIIRVLAGR is encoded by the coding sequence GTGAGTCCACTCCGGACCGGGGTCATCGGCCTCGGCGAAGTCGCGCAGATCATCCACCTGCCGATCCTGCGCTCGCTCCCCGAGCTCTACGACCTTCGCGCAGTCTGCGACATCTCCCCGACACTGCTGAAGACGGTCGGCGACCGATATGGCGTCCACGCCAGGTACACCGACGCGACGACCATGCTGCGCGAGCAAGAGCTCGACTGTGTCCTCGTCCTCACCAGCGACGAGTACCACACCCAGTACGTCGTCGAGGCCCTGCGGCAAGGCGCGCACGTGCTGGTGGAGAAGCCGATGTGCCTGAGCCGTCGTGAGGCCGACGAGGTGATCGACACCCGCGACCGGACCGGACTCACCGTCATGGTCGGTTACATGCGACGCTTCGCTCCGGCGTTCGAGGAGGCCAAGGCGAAGGTCGCCAGCCTCGGTCGGGTCAACTACGCGAGGGTGCGCGACATCATCGGCCGGAACCGGCTCATCATCGAGCAGACCACCCCCGTCGTCCGGCCACCTGATGTTCCCTCCGACGCCATCGCCGAGCGTCGCGCGCGGGGCCGACGTCTGGTCCGGGACGCGATCGGGGACGTGCCGGACGACCTCGTCGCCGCCTACCGGCTCCTGTGCGGCCTGGGCTGCCACGACCTGTCTGCCCTGCGGGAGCTACTCGGACGACCCCGCGGGGTCGCGGCCGCCCGGCACTGGCAAGGCGGCGGCTTCCTCGCGGCCTTGCTCGACTACGACGACTTCGTCGTCACCTACGAGACCGGCGTCGACGAGCAGCGTCGCTTCGACGCGCACATCGAGGTCTACGGCGAGACGTCCTCCGTGCGGGTCCAGTACGACACCCCCTATGTCCGGCACTTCCCGACGCTTCTGGTGATCGAGGAGACCTCCGGCGACGCGTTCACCCGGACCGTGACCCGGCCGCATCTGAAGGACCCGTACACCCACGAGCTGGAGTACTTCCACCGGGCCGTCACCGAGGGCTTCCCGCCCAAGACCAGCCCGGAGGACTTCGTGGCCGACCTCGATCTGTTCGCCGAGATCATCCGGGTGCTCGCCGGTCGCTGA
- a CDS encoding serine/threonine-protein kinase → MTDDGRLIAGRYRLTARLGSGGMGVVWQARDERLNRPVAVKRLFVPSYLTGPEAEQAKLRAMRESRIAARIQHPNVVAIYDVVEDDGHPCLVMEYVQSRSLAEVLAERGSLTPAEVARIGVQMAQALASAHAAGVVHRDIKPANVLLGVDGMAKLVDFGIARAVGDVTLTATGLISGTPAYLAPEVARGGDATFASDVFSLGSTLYAAVEGEPPFGRDENAIALLHKVASGVIRPPRRAGPLTGVLLRLLHVRPEQRPTMAQAAVALANVVAGFAPTQRLAALAATETSAAETDQEAVETRALRPAAESRASHAQTAVLRPESTSGEAKVAEAPTAKAQAVGSVGNTAVGSSTVAVPAAEPLAASGGAASPRVTTRRGSGLLDALRVRRAGRRAPVDSEPVPTARAAEPSAPGSTDAPAVTVTPPQLDEDLGGDTARRPDDAQTSAIDEARVPQTSRLSRPAVGDSSTTDGIETADEAATGPGTTDHEAVDGTAQPTTDQEAADPAGDGAAVGRATDEDANADQAVDSEAATDEDAAAELSRTEPSSTEVPTTEPADAQAPTVSSASESPASAAAALGNGEVSERAEPDATAAVTHRLDAVAAPTLALSQPVTESAGVQDSAPLGDTTPGDTTPGDTTPGGAARGESDAGDVRSADGRSGDLVSPGPTEALTPVPQGAPLATTWLPGQDELWTDRTGRRWVPVVVVVVLLLALIGAVVAAAWAAFGDRDTSRQLDDASKPSPQVSSVASAPPSSTPTPTPSPSASPTAAPTVTVTVTVPPPSSPPAQPPAPASKVAAITEYYALMPHQLEVGWARLTPRYQQRTARGFGGYQSFWNQMASVSVTNVRDAGGNRVTAQVTYVRKDGRVFVERHLYTLVNQGGQWLIDASSVLSSVQR, encoded by the coding sequence ATGACCGATGACGGGCGGCTGATCGCCGGGCGCTACCGGCTGACCGCTCGGCTCGGAAGCGGGGGCATGGGGGTGGTGTGGCAGGCGCGCGACGAGCGCCTCAACCGCCCCGTCGCGGTGAAGCGACTCTTCGTGCCCTCGTACCTGACGGGACCGGAGGCTGAACAGGCCAAGCTGCGCGCGATGCGGGAGAGTCGCATCGCGGCGCGCATCCAGCACCCGAACGTCGTCGCCATCTACGACGTGGTCGAGGACGACGGGCACCCCTGCCTCGTCATGGAGTACGTCCAGTCACGCAGCTTGGCGGAGGTGCTCGCCGAACGGGGCAGTCTCACCCCGGCCGAGGTCGCCCGGATCGGTGTCCAGATGGCGCAGGCACTGGCGTCCGCCCACGCGGCCGGCGTCGTGCACCGAGACATCAAGCCGGCGAACGTGCTCCTGGGCGTCGACGGCATGGCCAAGCTCGTGGACTTCGGGATCGCCCGGGCCGTCGGTGATGTGACCTTGACCGCGACCGGGCTGATCTCCGGCACGCCCGCTTACCTGGCGCCCGAGGTCGCGAGAGGAGGGGACGCCACCTTCGCGTCCGACGTGTTCTCCTTGGGCTCGACCTTGTACGCCGCGGTCGAGGGCGAGCCGCCCTTCGGCCGGGACGAGAACGCCATTGCGCTGCTCCACAAGGTGGCGTCCGGCGTCATCCGACCGCCGCGCCGGGCCGGACCGTTGACCGGCGTCTTGCTGCGTCTCCTCCACGTTCGCCCCGAGCAGCGGCCGACCATGGCCCAGGCGGCGGTCGCGCTCGCGAACGTGGTAGCGGGATTCGCGCCGACCCAGCGGTTGGCCGCGCTCGCGGCGACGGAGACGAGCGCCGCCGAGACAGACCAGGAGGCCGTCGAGACGCGTGCGTTGCGGCCCGCGGCGGAGTCGCGAGCGTCTCACGCGCAGACGGCGGTCCTGCGGCCGGAGAGCACGTCGGGCGAGGCCAAGGTCGCCGAGGCCCCGACCGCGAAGGCCCAGGCCGTCGGAAGCGTGGGGAACACGGCCGTCGGCTCGTCGACCGTGGCCGTGCCCGCAGCCGAGCCGCTCGCCGCGTCAGGCGGCGCCGCGTCACCTCGGGTGACCACACGCCGGGGGAGTGGACTCCTGGACGCTTTGCGCGTCCGCCGCGCCGGGCGCCGGGCGCCGGTCGACTCCGAGCCGGTTCCGACAGCGCGGGCGGCCGAGCCGTCCGCGCCGGGTTCGACGGACGCGCCGGCCGTGACTGTCACCCCACCGCAGCTCGACGAAGACCTCGGCGGGGACACGGCGAGGCGGCCTGACGACGCCCAGACGTCCGCGATCGACGAGGCCCGCGTACCTCAGACGAGCCGGCTGTCGCGGCCCGCGGTCGGGGACAGCTCGACGACGGACGGGATCGAGACCGCTGACGAGGCAGCGACCGGTCCAGGGACAACCGACCACGAAGCGGTCGACGGCACGGCACAGCCGACGACGGACCAGGAGGCGGCCGACCCGGCTGGGGATGGCGCCGCGGTCGGGCGGGCCACGGACGAGGACGCGAACGCCGACCAGGCCGTCGACTCGGAGGCGGCCACGGACGAGGACGCGGCCGCCGAGCTCTCAAGGACCGAGCCCTCGAGCACCGAGGTTCCGACAACCGAGCCGGCGGACGCTCAGGCGCCCACGGTCAGCTCGGCTTCCGAGTCGCCGGCCTCCGCCGCGGCGGCTCTCGGCAACGGCGAGGTGTCCGAGCGGGCCGAGCCTGACGCCACAGCGGCGGTGACACATCGGCTTGACGCCGTGGCCGCTCCCACACTCGCCCTGAGCCAGCCGGTCACCGAGTCGGCGGGGGTGCAGGACTCCGCGCCGCTGGGCGACACCACACCGGGTGACACGACCCCGGGTGACACCACACCGGGTGGCGCCGCGCGAGGTGAGAGCGACGCAGGGGACGTCAGGTCAGCGGACGGCAGGTCGGGTGACCTCGTGTCGCCCGGACCCACGGAGGCGCTCACGCCTGTTCCCCAGGGCGCGCCGCTCGCCACCACGTGGCTCCCGGGCCAGGATGAGCTCTGGACCGACCGCACCGGTCGCCGCTGGGTGCCCGTGGTCGTGGTCGTCGTGCTGCTCCTCGCCCTCATCGGTGCCGTCGTCGCGGCGGCATGGGCGGCGTTCGGCGACCGGGACACGAGTCGGCAGCTCGACGACGCGAGCAAACCCTCGCCACAGGTGAGCTCGGTCGCGTCGGCGCCACCGTCGTCCACACCGACGCCCACCCCGTCGCCGTCGGCGAGTCCGACGGCAGCACCGACGGTGACGGTGACGGTGACCGTGCCACCGCCCTCGTCACCGCCTGCGCAACCGCCTGCGCCAGCGAGCAAGGTCGCCGCCATCACCGAGTACTACGCCCTGATGCCTCACCAGCTCGAGGTCGGTTGGGCGCGCTTGACCCCGAGGTATCAGCAGAGGACCGCGCGAGGCTTCGGTGGCTACCAGAGCTTCTGGAACCAGATGGCGAGCGTGTCGGTCACCAACGTCCGCGACGCCGGAGGGAACCGGGTCACGGCCCAGGTCACGTACGTGCGGAAGGACGGCCGGGTCTTCGTCGAGCGTCACCTCTACACGCTGGTGAACCAGGGTGGTCAGTGGCTCATCGACGCCTCGTCGGTCCTGTCGAGCGTCCAGCGCTGA
- a CDS encoding alpha-amylase family protein codes for MSDASTTVAPSLPRRHIHLDFHTGPGIPDVGTDFDPSTFAEPFVEAGVDAVTLFAKCHHGHLYFDTDHPARHPGLPAGLDLLAEQREALRAVGIKTPIYLSVQCDEYAANTHPEWVALGPDLRQVKRASSAFEAGWQILDMSSPYQDYFADQLDEVLRRFAPVDGIFLDMCWDQPSVSRWAVDGMRKAGLDPTDPEHRSRYARMVAHRYMARYRDMVRAANARSQPATIFFNSRPRTLAPHEREFATHVEIEALPTGGWGYSYTPFIGRFVRACGLPAFGMTGRFHRSWGDNAGYKPAAALKYEACQLLSLGFGVSVGDVLHPRGAPDRAAYRLIGDVYRHLRACEPFVVDGEIRTEVAILVSQGPELDHAPDDAQIGAVRALQQLRHQFDVTTPDARLDRYRVLVVPESTRLDAAGRRALADYLHAGGSALVVGAACADGTAPILPELGVEALEESPYTHTFLRLTDPLRDLAGSVSDRDTVVYERGLRLRPSATATTLATVVEPYFERSYDNFCGHSYTPPDRETDHAAIVENAVGRGRVITVAEPLLYAFARHGYVAYREVLGACLRRLLPDPLLRAGGPAHLETSVVDRGDTRVVHLLSFLPSRQGDRLDLVTDPFPLVDCELAIRWDGPTPRVTLQPHGQELPASWEDGYVRTTVTLVDGHGLVVVSPR; via the coding sequence ATGTCAGACGCCTCCACGACCGTCGCCCCCTCACTTCCCCGGCGTCACATCCACCTCGACTTCCACACCGGACCAGGCATCCCTGACGTCGGCACCGACTTCGACCCCTCCACGTTCGCCGAGCCCTTCGTCGAGGCCGGGGTCGACGCCGTCACGCTCTTCGCCAAGTGCCATCACGGCCACCTCTACTTCGACACCGACCATCCGGCGCGACACCCTGGGCTGCCGGCCGGCCTGGACCTGCTCGCTGAGCAGCGGGAGGCGCTGCGGGCGGTCGGCATCAAGACCCCGATCTACCTGAGCGTGCAGTGCGACGAGTACGCCGCCAACACGCACCCGGAGTGGGTCGCCCTCGGCCCGGACCTGCGACAGGTCAAGCGGGCTTCCTCCGCCTTCGAGGCGGGCTGGCAGATCCTGGACATGTCCAGCCCGTACCAGGACTACTTCGCCGACCAGCTCGACGAGGTGCTGCGCCGGTTCGCGCCGGTCGACGGCATCTTCCTCGACATGTGCTGGGACCAGCCGAGCGTGAGCCGCTGGGCCGTGGACGGCATGCGCAAGGCCGGTCTGGACCCGACCGACCCAGAGCACCGGAGCCGCTACGCGCGCATGGTGGCGCACCGCTACATGGCGCGGTACCGGGACATGGTGCGCGCGGCGAACGCCCGGAGCCAGCCCGCCACGATCTTCTTCAACTCCAGGCCCCGGACCCTCGCCCCGCACGAGCGTGAGTTCGCCACCCACGTGGAGATCGAGGCCCTCCCCACCGGGGGCTGGGGCTACAGCTATACGCCGTTCATCGGGCGGTTCGTGCGCGCGTGCGGGCTACCGGCATTCGGCATGACCGGGCGCTTCCACCGCAGCTGGGGCGACAACGCCGGCTACAAGCCGGCCGCCGCCTTGAAGTACGAGGCGTGCCAACTGCTCTCCCTCGGGTTCGGGGTGAGCGTGGGGGACGTGCTCCATCCCCGGGGTGCTCCCGACCGGGCGGCGTACCGACTGATCGGTGACGTCTACCGACACCTGCGCGCCTGCGAGCCGTTCGTGGTCGACGGCGAGATCCGCACGGAGGTCGCGATCCTGGTGAGCCAGGGACCGGAGCTGGACCACGCGCCCGACGACGCGCAGATCGGCGCGGTGCGAGCGCTCCAGCAGCTCCGTCACCAGTTCGACGTCACGACGCCGGACGCGCGGCTCGATCGCTACCGGGTCCTCGTCGTCCCGGAGTCCACCCGCCTCGACGCTGCCGGCCGCCGAGCCCTCGCCGACTACCTCCACGCCGGTGGGAGCGCGCTCGTCGTCGGGGCGGCCTGTGCCGATGGGACCGCGCCGATCCTGCCGGAGCTGGGTGTGGAGGCGCTCGAGGAGTCGCCGTACACCCACACGTTCCTTCGCCTGACCGACCCGCTCCGCGACCTCGCGGGGTCCGTCTCCGACCGGGACACGGTGGTGTACGAGCGCGGCCTGCGCCTGCGGCCGTCCGCCACCGCCACGACGTTGGCGACGGTGGTCGAGCCGTACTTCGAGCGTTCCTACGACAACTTCTGTGGGCACAGCTACACCCCGCCCGACCGCGAGACCGACCACGCGGCGATCGTGGAGAACGCGGTGGGCCGGGGCCGGGTCATCACCGTCGCGGAGCCGCTGCTGTACGCGTTCGCCCGCCACGGCTACGTCGCCTACCGCGAGGTGCTCGGCGCGTGCCTCCGGCGCCTCCTGCCGGACCCGCTGCTTCGCGCCGGTGGACCAGCCCACCTGGAGACCTCCGTGGTCGACCGGGGCGACACCCGGGTCGTCCACCTGCTGAGCTTCCTGCCGTCTCGCCAAGGTGACCGGCTCGACCTGGTGACCGATCCCTTCCCGCTCGTCGACTGTGAGCTCGCCATCCGGTGGGACGGCCCCACCCCGCGGGTGACTCTGCAGCCGCACGGGCAGGAGCTGCCGGCGTCGTGGGAGGACGGCTACGTGCGCACCACCGTCACGCTGGTCGACGGCCACGGCCTGGTCGTCGTCTCCCCGCGGTGA
- a CDS encoding dienelactone hydrolase family protein yields MVVQVHESQRVPVAGVELHADLGVPDHARGVVVFAHGSGSSRFSPRNRYVADELRTAGLCTVLADLLTPREEEIDRRTGELRFAIDMLAVRVAALTDWVTTYEPTADLPVGLFGASTGAAAALIAAAARPEVVTAVVSRGGRPDLAGEFLRIVRQPTLLIVGGADTTVLELNEAALELLPGEKRLEVVPGASHLFEEPGALEQVAGLAASWFVGHLGGS; encoded by the coding sequence ATGGTCGTCCAGGTTCACGAGTCCCAACGGGTTCCCGTCGCGGGCGTCGAGCTGCACGCCGATCTCGGCGTTCCCGACCACGCGCGCGGTGTCGTGGTCTTCGCGCACGGGAGCGGCAGCAGCCGCTTCAGCCCACGGAACCGCTACGTCGCCGACGAGCTCCGGACCGCGGGTCTCTGCACGGTACTCGCTGACCTCCTGACCCCACGGGAAGAGGAGATCGACCGCCGCACCGGTGAGCTGCGGTTCGCCATCGACATGCTGGCCGTCCGCGTCGCGGCGCTCACCGACTGGGTGACGACCTACGAGCCGACCGCGGATCTGCCGGTGGGCCTGTTCGGCGCGAGCACGGGCGCCGCCGCCGCGCTCATCGCGGCAGCCGCGCGACCCGAGGTGGTCACGGCGGTGGTCTCCCGAGGCGGTCGACCCGACCTCGCCGGCGAGTTCCTTCGCATCGTGCGCCAGCCCACACTGCTCATCGTCGGCGGCGCCGACACCACAGTCCTCGAGCTCAACGAGGCGGCGCTCGAACTCCTGCCAGGCGAGAAGCGGCTGGAGGTCGTCCCGGGCGCTTCGCATCTGTTCGAGGAGCCCGGCGCTCTGGAGCAGGTCGCCGGGCTGGCGGCGTCTTGGTTCGTCGGTCACCTCGGCGGGTCGTAA